GCTACCGCCTGGTGGGCAGCACGCGCGACGACGCGGCCGGCGAGGCGTACGACAAGACGGCGCGGATCCTCGGCCTGCCGTATCCGGGCGGGCTGCCTATCGATCAGCTGGCGCAGAAGGGCGATCCGCAGGCCATCCACTTCCCGCGCGCGCTGCCGCAGCCGGACACGTTCGACGTGTCCTTCTCCGGGTTGAAGACGTCGGTGCTGAACCACGTGCGCAAGCACGGCGTGCCGGAGGGGCAGGCGCTGGCGGACCTGTGCGCCTCGTTCCAGGAGGCGGTGGCGGACGCGCTGTCGAAGAAGTTCATCGCCGCGGGGCGGCGGCTGGGGCTGCAGCGGCTGGTGGTGTGTGGAGGAGTGGCGGCGAACTCGCGGCTGCGCTCGCTGTGCCTGGAGCGGGCCGAGGAGCGAGGCCTGAAGCTCTACCTGCCGCCGGTGCGGCTGTGCACGGACAACGGGGCCATGATCGCGGTGGCTGGGTACGAGGCCTGGCGTCGCGGGCTGCGAGGGGACTTCAAGCTCGCGGCGGATCCGGCCTGGCGGATGTGAAGGAGGAAGTGACGGGTGGAATCGCCGCGAGAGATTCTCAAGCGCCACGGGCTGCACGCCAAGCACAGCTGGGGACAGAACTTCCTCGGGGACGAGGGAGCGCTCCAGGAGATCGCTGAGGCGCTGGAACTGCGCAAGGACGAGCCGGTGGTGGAGCTGGGGCCGGGGCTGGGGCACCTGACGCGCTTCCTGGCGGCGACGGGGGCGCGTGTGACGGCGGTGGAGAAGGACCGGGACATGCTCGCGGTGCTGGAGAAGGAGGCCATCCCGGGGGTGCGCGTGGTGTCGGGCAACGCGGC
This genomic stretch from Hyalangium gracile harbors:
- the tsaD gene encoding tRNA (adenosine(37)-N6)-threonylcarbamoyltransferase complex transferase subunit TsaD, yielding MLVLGLETSCDETAAALVEDGRRVLSDVVSTQVDIHRRWGGVVPELASRNHIVQVMPVLHEALTRAGKTLDDVDLIAVTSGPGLIGALLVGVQVAKSLSLATGKPFVGANHLEGHLLAIRLLEDAPEPPFLGLVVSGGHTSLYEVQDYGRYRLVGSTRDDAAGEAYDKTARILGLPYPGGLPIDQLAQKGDPQAIHFPRALPQPDTFDVSFSGLKTSVLNHVRKHGVPEGQALADLCASFQEAVADALSKKFIAAGRRLGLQRLVVCGGVAANSRLRSLCLERAEERGLKLYLPPVRLCTDNGAMIAVAGYEAWRRGLRGDFKLAADPAWRM